In Gemmata obscuriglobus, a single genomic region encodes these proteins:
- the xerC gene encoding tyrosine recombinase XerC, whose amino-acid sequence MTLEQGLADFLTHLGLEKNSSDKTVKSYREDLTQALGFVRDRTKKGHVAVGDWTTRTVRSFVSWLHEQGYAKSTIARRLAAVRSFSKYLCRAGVLDVNPALALRGPKQDKKLPHFLTLADVQKLLTAPPATDWAGRRDRAVLETLYASGIRVSELVGLDLLAVDLNDGVITVRGKGKKERLALLGPDAVKAITLWYEDRSALLARTGQETEAVFLNNKGGRLTTRSVGRLLSHHLKVAGLDPRTSPHTLRHSFATHMLDAGADIRGVQELLGHKSLATTQVYTHVTTQRLQQSYQKAHPRA is encoded by the coding sequence ATGACGCTCGAACAGGGGCTCGCAGACTTTCTCACACACCTCGGGCTGGAAAAGAACTCCTCCGACAAAACGGTCAAGTCTTACCGCGAGGACCTCACCCAGGCGCTGGGGTTCGTGCGCGACCGGACCAAGAAGGGGCACGTCGCGGTGGGCGACTGGACCACGCGGACCGTGCGCTCGTTCGTTTCCTGGCTGCACGAGCAGGGGTACGCCAAGAGTACGATCGCCCGGCGCCTCGCCGCGGTGCGGTCGTTCAGCAAGTACCTGTGCCGCGCGGGCGTGCTTGATGTGAACCCGGCGCTGGCCCTCCGCGGCCCGAAGCAGGACAAGAAGCTCCCCCACTTTTTGACGCTGGCGGATGTGCAGAAACTGCTGACGGCGCCCCCGGCGACCGATTGGGCGGGGCGGCGCGATCGCGCCGTTCTGGAGACGCTCTACGCGTCCGGCATTCGGGTTTCTGAGCTGGTCGGGCTGGACCTTCTGGCCGTTGACTTGAACGATGGTGTTATCACGGTTCGCGGCAAGGGAAAGAAGGAGCGGCTCGCGTTGCTCGGTCCGGACGCGGTGAAGGCGATCACCCTCTGGTACGAGGACCGCTCCGCGCTGCTGGCGCGAACCGGCCAAGAAACTGAGGCTGTGTTTTTGAACAACAAGGGCGGCCGGCTGACGACTCGCAGCGTCGGCCGCCTGTTGTCGCACCACCTGAAGGTCGCGGGCCTCGACCCGCGGACCAGCCCGCACACGTTGAGGCACAGCTTCGCAACACATATGCTCGATGCCGGGGCCGACATCCGCGGGGTGCAAGAACTCCTCGGCCATAAGAGTTTGGCGACGACACAAGTTTACACGCACGTGACCACTCAGCGCCTCCAGCAGAGTTACCAGAAGGCCCACCCGCGCGCATGA
- a CDS encoding amidohydrolase, whose protein sequence is MPHRPLATLAALLSVLTVSGLEPQPTSTPQPAQPVPKSPPAAPEWVQARLAAVDKKLDGEIRQLVALYQHIHTHPELSLMEVNTAKRLADEMRKTGCDVTEKVGGNGVVAVLKNGPGPVVLIRTDMDALPITEQTGLPYASKVRVKNRDGVEVGVMHACGHDIHMASWIGTARVLAALKDQWSGTVVFIGQPAEEIVAGAKQMLDAGLYTKFPKPDYALALHSDPLYPVGTLGYSEGLAMANSDTVDILVKGKGGHGASPHVTIDPIVLAARIVLDLQTIVSRETDPLDPVVVTVGSIHGGTKHNIIPNEVKLQLTVRTTTTATRDRVLKAIDRIAKAAALGANAPAPEVKVSLDEFTPATYNDIDLAKKCGGLFREILGAESVRGNRKPVMGAEDFSRYSEGKTPIFIYFIGTISKEKYDAAQKPEAPRLPGMHTDAYAPVPEPSIRTGVRTMSLAAMKLLPKEK, encoded by the coding sequence ATGCCCCACCGTCCGCTCGCCACGCTCGCCGCACTCCTCTCGGTGCTGACCGTTTCCGGCCTCGAACCACAACCGACCTCCACCCCACAACCGGCGCAACCGGTTCCGAAATCACCCCCCGCAGCACCGGAGTGGGTCCAAGCCCGGCTCGCCGCCGTGGACAAGAAACTGGACGGCGAGATCAGGCAGCTCGTGGCCCTTTACCAGCACATTCACACGCATCCCGAACTATCGCTCATGGAAGTGAATACCGCAAAGCGTCTCGCAGACGAGATGCGGAAAACCGGCTGTGATGTTACCGAAAAGGTAGGAGGAAACGGCGTGGTCGCGGTGCTGAAGAATGGCCCCGGGCCGGTCGTACTGATTCGCACGGACATGGACGCGTTACCGATCACAGAACAAACGGGACTGCCCTACGCCAGCAAGGTTCGCGTGAAAAACCGCGACGGCGTCGAGGTGGGGGTGATGCACGCTTGCGGGCACGACATTCACATGGCGAGCTGGATCGGAACGGCTCGCGTCCTTGCGGCGTTGAAAGACCAGTGGAGCGGCACCGTGGTGTTCATCGGCCAACCGGCTGAGGAGATCGTCGCCGGCGCGAAGCAGATGCTCGACGCCGGGCTCTACACCAAGTTTCCGAAACCCGATTATGCCCTCGCGCTACACTCCGACCCGCTTTATCCGGTGGGCACCCTTGGTTACTCCGAGGGACTCGCAATGGCCAACTCCGATACCGTCGACATTTTGGTGAAAGGGAAGGGAGGGCACGGTGCGTCCCCGCACGTGACGATTGATCCAATTGTTCTTGCCGCGCGGATTGTTTTGGATTTACAGACGATTGTAAGTCGTGAGACGGATCCGCTCGACCCCGTTGTAGTGACCGTGGGTTCGATCCACGGCGGCACCAAGCACAACATCATCCCCAACGAGGTGAAGCTCCAGCTTACCGTGCGGACCACGACCACCGCCACGCGGGACCGCGTGTTGAAGGCCATCGACCGCATCGCCAAAGCCGCCGCTCTCGGCGCGAACGCGCCCGCCCCGGAAGTGAAGGTGAGCCTCGATGAGTTCACGCCCGCGACTTACAACGACATCGATTTGGCGAAGAAGTGCGGCGGTCTGTTCCGCGAGATTCTGGGCGCAGAGAGCGTTCGCGGCAACCGCAAGCCGGTGATGGGGGCGGAAGACTTCAGCCGTTATTCGGAGGGCAAAACGCCGATCTTCATTTACTTCATCGGCACTATTTCAAAGGAGAAGTACGACGCGGCCCAAAAGCCCGAAGCGCCGCGCCTACCGGGAATGCACACCGATGCTTACGCTCCGGTCCCGGAGCCCAGCATCCGCACGGGTGTACGGACGATGAGCCTCGCTGCCATGAAGTTGCTGCCGAAAGAGAAGTAA
- a CDS encoding YraN family protein, which produces MPGTASAPADDEKPPPGGFSRWRWWKRWFGRRSERAAANYLRGLRYRLLAANVNDRDGELDLLAIDGETLVIVEVRSTSSARPDAIEQTAASVDLRKQRKITEATSRFLGRRRLLGRIAVRYDVLVIAWPEHAREPAVRHIRHAFESTGRFQFFT; this is translated from the coding sequence GTGCCCGGCACCGCATCTGCACCTGCCGACGACGAAAAGCCGCCCCCGGGCGGCTTTTCCCGCTGGCGGTGGTGGAAACGGTGGTTCGGCCGCCGCAGCGAGCGTGCCGCCGCGAACTACCTCCGCGGGCTCCGTTACCGCTTGCTGGCGGCGAACGTGAACGATCGGGACGGTGAACTCGACTTACTGGCGATTGATGGCGAAACGCTCGTCATCGTTGAGGTCCGCTCAACTTCCAGTGCCCGCCCCGACGCGATCGAACAAACCGCCGCCTCGGTGGACCTCCGCAAGCAGCGGAAGATCACCGAGGCGACGTCGCGTTTCCTGGGCCGCCGACGCCTGCTGGGTCGGATCGCCGTTCGGTACGACGTGCTTGTGATCGCTTGGCCGGAGCACGCCCGCGAACCCGCCGTCCGGCACATCCGTCATGCTTTCGAGTCCACCGGCCGCTTCCAATTCTTTACTTAA
- a CDS encoding TIGR02996 domain-containing protein, which produces MAEDEPFIRALLAAPDDRTARLVYADWLDDRSDPRAEYLRLSARLTELPLGSDERQTARERMLTLQHEFPSWWLAVVGYRAVPQASDRERIAKAASVLGRLVERTVNGRTVMTEAAAVSGLTGAGAVLESWSSWNNDDIEYCFQLNDRDGREASCELQIYDPDFPCGPEFLEWYGDTALLIYRGVRHGLYACRLGFDGAAAHRELALGYSPWVINGRELGIRRSHGDHIYRLSVPDLAELHPLSLVQAVARGLLPPS; this is translated from the coding sequence GTGGCCGAAGACGAACCGTTTATTCGCGCCCTGTTGGCCGCGCCGGACGACCGAACCGCCCGGCTCGTTTACGCCGACTGGCTCGACGACCGTAGCGACCCGCGGGCCGAATACCTGCGTCTCAGCGCGCGACTCACGGAGTTGCCGCTTGGGTCCGACGAGCGGCAAACTGCACGGGAACGAATGTTGACGCTCCAGCACGAGTTCCCGTCGTGGTGGCTGGCGGTTGTCGGCTATCGAGCGGTGCCCCAAGCTTCAGACCGGGAACGGATCGCGAAGGCGGCGAGCGTGCTCGGACGTTTGGTCGAGCGCACGGTGAACGGACGCACGGTGATGACCGAGGCAGCCGCGGTCAGTGGACTGACGGGCGCGGGGGCGGTTCTTGAATCCTGGTCGTCGTGGAATAACGACGACATCGAATACTGCTTCCAACTGAATGACCGGGATGGACGGGAGGCGTCTTGCGAATTACAGATTTACGACCCGGACTTTCCCTGCGGCCCAGAGTTTCTTGAGTGGTATGGTGATACGGCGTTATTAATTTACAGAGGAGTGCGGCACGGCCTGTATGCATGCCGGCTCGGGTTCGACGGGGCGGCGGCTCACCGCGAGCTGGCACTCGGTTACTCTCCGTGGGTGATCAACGGCCGCGAACTCGGCATCCGACGCAGTCACGGCGACCACATCTACCGGCTGTCGGTTCCGGACCTCGCCGAATTACACCCGCTGTCGCTCGTGCAAGCCGTCGCGCGGGGCCTACTCCCACCATCTTAG
- a CDS encoding metal ABC transporter ATP-binding protein, whose product MIKPEAPAPPLVSLRNLSVELGGRPILRNVTADIKRGTITALIGLNGSGKTTLLRALVNEYPHKGEIKFHCGHDHSKPYPEAIGYVPQRLTLDARLPLTVGDFLALTLSRRPLFFGISKRTAAKSLEMLKRVDVDNCLNRPVEGLSGGQLQRVLLALALEPQPELLLLDEPAAGIDFGGLKKFYDLIATINRETGVTVLLVSHDLNMVQAHAHDVLCLRGGAIQCQGPPGEVLTPINMSLVFGAEMSLFPHRFSS is encoded by the coding sequence ATGATCAAGCCCGAAGCGCCGGCGCCGCCGCTGGTGTCGCTCCGCAACCTGAGCGTCGAGTTGGGCGGGCGGCCGATCCTCCGGAACGTGACCGCGGACATCAAGCGCGGCACGATCACGGCACTGATCGGACTGAACGGGTCCGGCAAGACGACTCTCCTGCGTGCGCTGGTCAACGAGTACCCGCACAAGGGCGAGATCAAGTTCCACTGCGGGCACGACCACTCCAAGCCGTACCCGGAGGCGATCGGGTACGTGCCCCAGCGCCTCACACTCGACGCCCGGCTCCCGCTAACCGTCGGGGACTTCCTGGCGCTGACGCTGTCGCGGCGCCCGCTGTTCTTCGGCATCTCGAAGCGGACCGCGGCCAAAAGCCTGGAGATGCTGAAACGCGTCGATGTGGACAACTGCCTGAACCGACCGGTCGAGGGGCTGTCGGGCGGGCAACTCCAGCGCGTCCTTCTGGCGCTGGCGCTGGAACCGCAACCCGAGTTGCTGCTCCTGGACGAACCGGCGGCGGGCATCGACTTCGGCGGGCTGAAAAAGTTCTACGACCTGATCGCGACCATTAACCGCGAGACCGGCGTTACTGTGCTGCTCGTGTCGCACGACCTGAACATGGTTCAAGCACATGCGCACGACGTGCTGTGCTTGCGGGGCGGCGCGATTCAGTGCCAGGGACCGCCGGGAGAAGTTCTTACGCCGATCAACATGTCACTCGTGTTCGGCGCCGAAATGAGCCTGTTCCCGCACCGCTTCAGTAGCTGA
- a CDS encoding metal ABC transporter substrate-binding protein produces MNRVLLLKATGLVTAIAAITLLVPGCSGTPDGKRQNDWPADHAGPKVVVSFAPLYSFAASVAGDDAIVKNVMTSKGPHDFDPTADDIALVTQADLFFVVGLGLDEKKAEVMRTRSGNKNMKIIELGEQLDKKDLCEGFCTHADHGADHKHDTDPHVWLSPTHAAKLVGFIRDELKSKDPAHAAGYDARAAAYIEKLNAVKAYGTEKFKDKQDKKLVSFHDSLAYFEECFQLNVRGVLTKKPGQDVSNKEMTELIRICTKKTSPVRVILTEPQYSTSSQGEILRKELVNSGVTDPVLVEFDTLETVRPDELTPDWYEKKMRDNIDRLAEKMK; encoded by the coding sequence ATGAACCGCGTGCTCCTGCTGAAGGCGACCGGCCTGGTGACGGCGATCGCAGCGATCACGCTGCTCGTGCCCGGGTGCTCGGGCACGCCGGACGGAAAGCGGCAAAACGACTGGCCCGCCGACCACGCCGGGCCGAAGGTGGTGGTGTCGTTCGCGCCCCTGTACAGCTTCGCGGCGAGCGTCGCGGGGGACGACGCGATCGTCAAGAACGTGATGACCTCGAAAGGGCCGCACGATTTCGACCCGACGGCCGACGACATCGCGCTCGTGACCCAGGCCGACCTCTTCTTCGTCGTGGGCCTGGGGCTCGACGAGAAGAAGGCGGAGGTGATGCGAACCAGGTCCGGCAACAAGAACATGAAGATCATCGAGCTGGGCGAGCAGCTCGACAAGAAGGACCTGTGCGAAGGGTTTTGCACGCACGCCGATCACGGCGCGGACCACAAGCACGACACGGACCCGCACGTCTGGCTCAGCCCGACGCACGCGGCGAAGCTGGTCGGGTTCATCCGCGACGAGCTGAAATCCAAGGACCCGGCGCACGCCGCCGGTTACGACGCCCGCGCGGCGGCGTACATTGAGAAGCTCAACGCGGTGAAGGCGTACGGCACCGAGAAGTTCAAAGACAAGCAGGACAAGAAGCTGGTTTCGTTCCACGACTCGCTGGCCTACTTCGAGGAGTGCTTCCAGCTCAACGTCCGCGGGGTGCTGACGAAGAAGCCCGGCCAGGACGTGAGCAACAAGGAAATGACGGAGCTGATCCGGATCTGCACCAAGAAAACCTCTCCGGTTCGGGTGATCCTGACCGAACCGCAGTATTCGACCAGTTCTCAGGGTGAGATTCTGCGAAAAGAACTCGTAAACAGCGGAGTCACGGACCCGGTGCTCGTCGAGTTCGACACGCTCGAAACGGTTCGCCCCGACGAACTGACCCCGGACTGGTACGAAAAGAAGATGCGCGACAACATCGACCGGCTCGCCGAGAAGATGAAATGA
- the rplS gene encoding 50S ribosomal protein L19 produces MISPLMQLIETGTVKNDIPTFQVGDRIEVHQKILDGAKERVQVFEGDVIGLNHGGARESVTVRRLVQGEGVERIFPIHSPRIAKIVVIKAGLVRRAKLYYLRDRVGKATKIRDDVKRQAKIDQDLKVAAEVAAKAAREAAEAQKATGGESKSAAKKRARKEAEAAKKK; encoded by the coding sequence ATGATCTCGCCCCTCATGCAACTGATCGAAACCGGGACCGTTAAAAACGACATCCCGACGTTCCAGGTCGGCGACCGCATCGAAGTTCACCAGAAGATCCTGGATGGCGCCAAAGAACGCGTCCAGGTGTTCGAGGGGGACGTGATCGGTCTGAACCACGGCGGCGCGCGGGAGAGCGTGACCGTTCGCCGGTTGGTCCAGGGCGAGGGCGTGGAGCGTATCTTCCCGATCCACTCGCCGCGCATCGCCAAGATCGTGGTCATCAAGGCCGGCTTGGTCCGTCGCGCCAAGCTGTACTACCTCCGCGACCGCGTGGGCAAGGCGACCAAGATCCGCGACGACGTCAAGCGGCAGGCGAAGATCGACCAGGATCTGAAGGTCGCGGCGGAAGTTGCGGCGAAGGCGGCCCGCGAGGCGGCCGAGGCCCAGAAGGCCACCGGCGGCGAGAGCAAGTCGGCCGCGAAGAAGCGCGCCCGCAAGGAAGCCGAGGCCGCCAAGAAGAAGTAA
- the tyrS gene encoding tyrosine--tRNA ligase, with amino-acid sequence MSFPPVDEQLAVLTRGAAQFDGSMREELKKKLEKSFTSGKPLRVKYGIDPTGFDVHLGHTVPLRKLRQFQEFGHTAVLIIGTATAAVGDPSGRDASRQGLTTEQIDKNAQTYLTQIAKVVDVSKAEVRPNGEWFSKFTFADMLKLLGHTTMQRMIERDDFTKRIKAGAAIYLHECLYPLMQGHDSVEIRADVELGGTEQLYNLMVGRDLQRAAGQEPQICLTMPILRGTDGEKKMGKSVGNYIGLNEPAKDMFGKTMRIHDELLTEWYALLTDRSHEDVTRLLTTPLEAKKTLAADIVRFYHGEEVASATRADWDNAAKNIDPVNIDDISIPADKIKDGAMLAVDLIAETKLTASKSEARRKIEEGAFNYGPGRTKPADVKATVPVTDGLVIRLGRKILRVRLG; translated from the coding sequence ATGTCGTTCCCCCCGGTTGACGAGCAACTCGCAGTTCTGACGCGCGGCGCGGCGCAGTTCGATGGGTCGATGCGCGAGGAACTGAAGAAGAAGCTCGAAAAGAGCTTCACCAGCGGCAAGCCGCTCCGGGTGAAGTACGGCATCGACCCGACCGGGTTCGACGTTCACCTCGGGCACACGGTGCCGCTCCGCAAGTTGCGCCAATTTCAGGAGTTCGGTCACACCGCCGTTCTCATCATCGGCACCGCGACCGCGGCGGTGGGCGACCCATCCGGGCGCGACGCGAGCCGGCAGGGCTTAACAACCGAGCAGATCGACAAAAACGCTCAGACGTACCTTACGCAGATCGCGAAGGTGGTCGATGTCAGCAAGGCCGAGGTGCGGCCCAACGGCGAATGGTTCTCGAAGTTCACCTTCGCCGACATGCTGAAACTGCTCGGGCACACGACGATGCAGCGGATGATCGAGCGCGACGACTTCACGAAGCGCATCAAGGCCGGGGCCGCGATCTACCTGCACGAGTGCCTGTACCCGCTGATGCAGGGGCACGACTCCGTCGAGATCCGCGCGGACGTGGAACTCGGCGGCACCGAACAGCTTTACAACCTGATGGTGGGCCGCGACCTTCAGCGGGCCGCCGGCCAAGAGCCGCAGATTTGCCTCACGATGCCGATCCTTCGCGGCACGGACGGCGAGAAGAAGATGGGCAAGAGCGTCGGGAACTACATCGGGCTGAACGAACCTGCCAAGGACATGTTCGGCAAGACGATGCGGATTCACGATGAACTGCTCACCGAGTGGTACGCCTTACTTACGGACCGGTCGCACGAGGACGTAACCCGACTCCTCACGACACCGCTGGAAGCCAAGAAAACGCTGGCGGCAGACATCGTGCGCTTCTACCACGGTGAAGAGGTTGCGTCCGCGACGCGCGCCGACTGGGATAACGCGGCGAAGAACATTGACCCCGTTAACATTGACGACATCAGCATACCTGCCGACAAGATTAAAGACGGCGCGATGCTGGCCGTCGACCTGATCGCCGAAACGAAGCTGACAGCAAGTAAAAGTGAGGCGCGGCGGAAGATCGAGGAGGGGGCGTTCAACTACGGTCCCGGCCGCACCAAGCCCGCCGACGTGAAGGCGACGGTCCCGGTCACTGACGGACTAGTCATACGCCTCGGGCGGAAGATCCTGCGGGTGCGGCTCGGCTGA
- a CDS encoding ABC-F family ATP-binding cassette domain-containing protein encodes MSLLLSAQELSKSYGPRPLFDGLSVELRAGERVGLIGPNGAGKSTLLKILAGIETPDGGTRTLRRGVRVGYLAQDDTFEPGDTVHSVLMKALAKENLEDHERETRTAITLTQVGFEDFEVRADTLSGGWRKRLALARELVREPDLLLMDEPTNHLDLPGVVWLEKLLRAAPFGYLVATHDRAFLRAVSDEILEVSRVYPGGSFRTAGSFDDFADKRDAFLEAQAKLRDAVANQVRRETEWLGRKESAQRRKSRSRIGEAAARRDELAELNYRTAAAGQAAIDFAGTGRQTKKLITATGIGKALGGRSLFGGIDLILSPGTRLGLLGPNGSGKSTLMKVLAGELAPDAGSVTRAEGLRAVMFEQGRSTLDLSQPLRVALSPNSDQVTFNGRQLHVGGWAQRFLFRPEQLDVEISALSGGERARVRIAQLMLKPADLLLLDEPTNDLDIPSLEALEDSLDEFPGAVVLVTHDRDLMDRLCTEVIGLDGFGRAKSYGSVGQWLSDYERATGAAKAPAAATTKKASTPAPSKPKKLSFKEQQEFDGIEAAILAAEERVAGREAEVSAAGNSHVALTAACKALEEAQAAVEKLYTRWQELEAKRSGTA; translated from the coding sequence ATGTCGTTGCTGCTGTCCGCCCAGGAACTGAGCAAGAGTTACGGCCCGCGCCCGCTGTTCGACGGCCTCAGTGTCGAGTTGCGCGCCGGCGAGCGGGTCGGGCTCATCGGGCCGAACGGGGCCGGCAAATCGACCCTTCTGAAGATCCTTGCGGGCATCGAAACACCTGACGGCGGCACCCGCACCCTCCGGCGCGGCGTGCGGGTCGGTTACCTGGCACAAGATGACACGTTCGAGCCCGGCGACACCGTACATTCAGTTCTGATGAAGGCTCTCGCGAAGGAAAACCTCGAAGACCACGAGCGAGAAACTCGTACCGCGATCACACTCACGCAGGTTGGGTTCGAGGACTTCGAGGTTCGCGCCGACACGCTCTCCGGCGGGTGGCGGAAGCGGCTCGCGCTCGCTCGGGAGTTGGTTCGCGAGCCGGACCTGCTTCTGATGGACGAGCCGACCAACCACCTCGATTTGCCCGGTGTCGTGTGGCTGGAAAAGCTGCTGCGGGCCGCTCCATTTGGGTACCTCGTCGCCACCCACGACCGGGCGTTCCTCCGCGCCGTCAGCGACGAGATTTTGGAGGTGAGCCGCGTGTACCCGGGTGGGTCGTTCCGGACCGCCGGGAGCTTTGACGACTTCGCCGACAAGCGCGACGCCTTCCTAGAAGCCCAGGCGAAACTGCGCGACGCGGTTGCGAACCAGGTGCGCCGCGAGACCGAATGGCTCGGGCGTAAGGAGTCGGCACAGCGGCGGAAGTCGCGGTCGCGCATCGGCGAGGCGGCGGCCCGGCGCGACGAACTCGCGGAACTGAACTACCGCACCGCCGCGGCCGGTCAGGCCGCGATCGATTTCGCCGGCACCGGCCGGCAAACCAAGAAGCTCATCACCGCGACAGGCATCGGCAAAGCGCTCGGCGGGCGGTCGCTGTTCGGCGGCATCGACCTGATCCTCAGCCCCGGAACCCGGCTCGGGTTGCTCGGCCCGAACGGTAGCGGGAAAAGCACCCTGATGAAGGTGCTCGCCGGCGAACTCGCGCCGGACGCCGGCAGCGTGACACGCGCCGAAGGGCTCCGCGCGGTGATGTTCGAGCAGGGGCGCTCGACGCTCGACCTTTCGCAACCGCTGCGCGTCGCACTCAGTCCCAACAGCGACCAGGTGACGTTCAACGGGCGACAACTACACGTCGGCGGGTGGGCGCAACGGTTCCTGTTCCGCCCCGAGCAACTCGATGTCGAAATCAGCGCGCTGTCCGGCGGCGAGCGGGCACGCGTGCGCATCGCGCAACTGATGCTCAAGCCCGCGGACCTGCTGCTGCTGGACGAACCGACCAACGACCTCGACATCCCCTCGCTCGAAGCGCTTGAGGACAGCCTCGACGAGTTCCCCGGCGCGGTGGTGCTGGTCACCCACGACCGAGACCTGATGGACCGTTTGTGTACCGAGGTGATCGGACTCGATGGGTTCGGCAGGGCCAAGAGTTACGGGAGTGTCGGGCAGTGGCTCTCGGATTACGAGCGCGCGACCGGGGCCGCAAAAGCGCCCGCGGCTGCCACAACGAAGAAGGCCAGCACTCCCGCTCCGTCGAAACCGAAGAAGTTGAGCTTTAAGGAGCAGCAAGAGTTTGACGGAATCGAAGCGGCGATTCTGGCGGCCGAAGAGCGTGTTGCGGGGCGTGAGGCGGAAGTGAGCGCGGCGGGCAATAGCCACGTCGCTCTGACCGCCGCGTGCAAGGCGCTGGAAGAGGCACAAGCTGCGGTGGAGAAGTTGTACACCCGTTGGCAGGAACTCGAAGCGAAGCGATCTGGAACCGCGTGA
- a CDS encoding thioredoxin family protein, with amino-acid sequence MRVLFPLVTAAALWPALPAVAQPARPAAQPQITWWTDYNTARKEAQDKGLPLLIVFGTENCFYCRKLESGPLKDPALAPLLASGFVPLKLDAAKSPELAKALKVQLYPTTVLAAPDGKIHAFIEGYIETARLAEQMKRTLTAVSTTDWAARDFNEASKALAASDYPRAVTLLKGITKDAGDKPVGVKAKQLLTEVERVAAGKLAGAKQLEQLGQTAEAMDALAEAVRTYAGTQTAADAAVALADLADKPGVVQQRRLRIARDILAVARDDFRAGRLYDCMQKCEQLALAYPELPEAKDADRLLGEVKSNPERLARACEQMNDRTAAMYFALAESWSQKGQSAEAATCLKKVMALCPNTRHADLAQTELTKLQGRTAPAVPAGLVRP; translated from the coding sequence ATGCGCGTCCTGTTCCCGCTCGTGACCGCCGCGGCGCTGTGGCCCGCACTTCCGGCGGTCGCGCAGCCGGCCAGGCCCGCCGCGCAGCCTCAAATTACGTGGTGGACGGATTACAACACCGCCCGCAAGGAGGCGCAGGACAAGGGACTGCCGCTGCTCATCGTCTTCGGAACGGAGAACTGTTTCTACTGCCGCAAGCTCGAGTCCGGGCCGCTCAAGGACCCGGCCCTCGCGCCGCTGCTCGCGTCCGGCTTCGTTCCGCTGAAACTCGACGCCGCCAAATCGCCCGAACTCGCGAAAGCCCTGAAAGTTCAGCTTTACCCCACGACCGTGTTGGCCGCACCCGACGGCAAAATCCACGCCTTTATTGAAGGTTACATTGAGACCGCGCGGCTCGCCGAGCAGATGAAACGCACGCTGACCGCGGTGAGTACGACGGACTGGGCGGCGCGGGACTTCAACGAGGCGTCGAAGGCGCTTGCGGCCAGCGACTACCCCCGGGCGGTGACGCTCCTGAAGGGCATCACAAAGGACGCTGGCGATAAGCCGGTGGGGGTGAAGGCGAAGCAACTGCTGACCGAGGTGGAGCGGGTCGCCGCCGGTAAGTTGGCGGGCGCGAAGCAACTCGAACAACTCGGGCAGACCGCCGAGGCGATGGACGCCCTGGCCGAGGCCGTTCGCACCTACGCCGGCACGCAGACCGCTGCGGACGCGGCGGTGGCACTGGCGGACCTCGCCGATAAGCCCGGTGTCGTTCAACAGCGTCGGCTCCGGATCGCGCGGGACATACTCGCTGTGGCCCGGGACGACTTCCGCGCCGGGCGCCTCTACGACTGTATGCAGAAGTGCGAGCAGCTTGCGCTGGCGTACCCAGAGTTGCCGGAGGCGAAGGACGCGGACCGTCTGCTGGGCGAGGTCAAGAGTAACCCCGAGCGGTTGGCGCGGGCGTGCGAGCAAATGAACGACCGCACCGCGGCGATGTACTTCGCGCTGGCCGAGTCGTGGTCCCAGAAGGGGCAGAGCGCCGAGGCCGCGACGTGCTTGAAGAAGGTGATGGCGCTGTGCCCGAACACACGCCACGCCGATCTCGCACAGACCGAACTGACGAAACTCCAAGGGCGAACTGCCCCCGCGGTTCCGGCGGGCTTGGTGAGACCGTAA